GCACTGCACAGGGCAGGGGCCGTCAGCTCTGTGTGTGCTGCTGCCCCCTCGGAGGAACATGCTTTTTGTTCTCAGGCTGGTTGAAAGTTGTCCTCTGTCTGGGGTTTTCAGCAGTGTAGGAATGGCTTTCTTGGGATTTATGCTCAGAGTTTAGATGTTTCTTGAACTCGAGCCTTGTTCTGAAACTGCCAAGCCTTTGCCTCTTGGGGTCATCCCTGTCCACTTCTGCCGTCTGTCCTTCCTCCTGGCACTGGGCACCTGGCCCCTTCTCCTTGCAAGTGTTTCTGTGGTGTGGTGGGCATCGCTTACAAAAATGCTAAGGATGGTCCTGGCCCGGTGCTGGCTTTCCCGTGGGCTTGTCTGGCCAGGGGTGCCCTGGAGCCTGCACCAGCAGCCCTGTCCTGTGGGCCCGCCTTGGCTCCACCTCCCACCGGAGTCCGTTCCGAGCCGGCAGCTGGAAGAGGCTGACGGCGGGCAGCCCTCGGGAGCGTCCCCAGCCCCCCTCTGAGTCGGCGTCTATGCCCCGTTTTCTGTGACTTAGGCAGGACTCGGGCACTGAGGGGCGGGGTCCTGGCAGGCCTGGGGCACTCACTTCCTGCTGTGCTCCTGTGGGCATAGAGGCTGTGCCCAGGTGGGCATCATCCGGGCCCTGGCGGAGAGCGGCATCCCCGTGGACATGGTCGGAGGGACGTCCATCGGGGCCTTCATGGGCGCCCTGTACGCCGAGGAGCGGAACTACAGCCAGATGCGGATCCGGGCCAAGCAGTGGGCTGAGGTAGGGTCCCTGCAGCACTTGGGCGCCAGGAGGGCACTGGGGCCCGTGGCTCTGCAGGGCTCTGGCCGAGAGTGTGGCCCGTGGTGTGGAGGGAGGCACGAAGGAAGCAAGGCCACGGGGCTAGGGGCTTGGCTCCGGTCGGTGCCTGGTCTTcactcacagcagtgacagaggaGACGGCCCCACAGTCCCAGAGGTACGCCCGCCCCACGGGGTCTCGGAGGAAGCCCTAGGCCAGGCCCTAGGGCAGGGCCGGGCACACAGCTGCAGATCTGCCCGTTTGAATAATTCCAACGGGTTTGGGAGCAGAGGGACTGTCCCCCTGTCCCTGGGTGCTTTAGGCTTACTGTGTAGGTCAGACAGAGGTGGTCGGTGTGGGCTCTGGATGGGTCAGGTAAGCCCCCAAGTACCAGAGCGTCAGGGACCCAGAAAGTGGGAAGCACACAGCGTTAGTTGGGCCTGGAAGGAATGGACGCTGGGGGACAATCAGGGCTCTGGGAATGCACGTGGGCAGAGGGGCCGCAGGAGCAGGAGGGGGGTGGGCTGCAGTCTGCCCCTCTCAGGGCTCTGCTTATTTTTGTGGAGCAGGAGGAGCCCTGGCTGAAACCGTAGGGCCAGAAGTGTGTGCGTTCCCctccagaggggaagggaggtgcTTCTCTGTGCAGAGGCCATCAGGGCAGCTCCCCGAGACTCCGGGGGCCACGGCCTGCTTGGCCTTGGTCACCAGGGACAGCCTCCCAGAGCAGTGGCCCCAGGGGACCGGGCTCCAGCTTCAGCGAGGATCTGGGCCCAGGCCGGGCAgacctgctccctccccagccctgcggGTCTGGTGTGGGTGTGGGAAGGGCAGGGGGCTTGGGGCCTCAGGTCCCCTCATCCTGAGTGTGTGCTGGGCCGGGGAGCCTGGGCAGCCATGCTGTGGGCGGATGGAGCTGTGCCCAGGCCTGTGTCTCCCGCATGTGGAGGGACTGGGGCGGGTGTGGTGCCAAGCTTGCGGACCACAGAGGACCTGGTGGTGTCCCAGGCTGTCCTGGGTGGCGTCTCATTGTGAGGCTCCAGAGGGGGCCCCCATTTCCAGCCTCCATCTGCGCAGAGGCGGGGCAAACCCTCCCTCTCCATCCCGGATCCCTGGGGGTCAGGCCTTCTTGGTCCCGTGTCCGGTGCTCAGGTCTAACGGGCCCCGTCCTCCCTGAGGAAAGAAGGGGCCTCGTCCCACTGGAGACGACGAGACTTGGGCAGAGAGGGCCCTCGGCGGGGCCGCTGCTCGCCTGGGCTAGACGGCCTCCACCAGCACGCGTGGGAAAGCCCGCCCGAGCAAGCCGGGGAGGGGCAGCAGCGGACGCTCAGCCGGCCCTGGTCCTGGATGGGCCCCATGCCGTCCCCCCCGCCAGGCCTGCTGAGGGTCAGCGAGCGTTCCCACGGGACCCAGGCTGCTTCCCGGAGGCTGTCTGTCCGCAGCAAGCACGCGTGTGTGCCCCGCTCCCTTCGCGTGGAGGCTCTTGGGTGGGGCCGCAGGGTCGCCTGCTGCCTGTGCCTGCAGGTGGGGCTGCGTGGGGGCCTCACAAGTGCCCCCTCGCCCAGGGCATGACATCGATGGTAAAGACCGTGCTGGACCTGACCTACCCCGTCACCTCCGTGTTCTCCGGGGCCGGCTTCAACAGCGGCATCTACAGCGTCTTCAAGGACCGGCAGATCGAGGTGCTGCCCCCGGGAAGGCCTAGGGGCCTGCAGCCTGCCTGGCTCTGGCCCCCCGGGCCCGCAGGGTGGGGGCTGGCGTCGGCATGGGGGCGGCCCTCCGAGCCCCGTCTCCCCGCAGGACCTGTGGATCCCCGCCTTCGCCATCACTACGGACATCTCTGCCTCCGCCATGCGGGTCCACACGGATGGTGGGTGCCTCCGCCGGGTGCAGGCTCTCCCGGGGCACAGCAGCTCCAGGGAGGGGCATTGAGGGGCCGGTTCCAGGCCAGGCCCAGGGAGGCCCCAGGGTCCCCTGAAAGAGGCAAGAGGCTCGGGGAGATGTGCACAGACACGACCGCCGTGAAGACCAAAGGGTGCAGGGGAGAGGTGGAGGCAGGACGGGGCAGAGGGCACACTGTGGTCACGGCCGGGCCCGGACCGGAAGAGCAGCCGAAGGCCTTTTCGAGGCCAGTCTTTCGAGAGCCACTTGAAATGTGTCTGGTTGGAGGtgagtggggggcggggcgggcagaGCCGAGGCGCAGGGGGATGTGGGGAGGCCCGAGGAGAAGGCTGTCCAGGAAGGGTGCCATCTGCCCGGGCTCAGAGCCCTCCACTGGAGGCCAGGCGTGCGGGGCCCAGACTCTGTCGGCGAGGCTTCGAGCCGAGGGTCCAGGGCAGTGAAAAGCCCCCTTCCTCTCCCGGACCCCCACCCGCCACCCCTACCAGGCTCCCTCTGGAGGTACGTGCGTGCCAGCATGTCGCTGTCGGGCTACATGCCCCCTCTCTGCGACCCCAAAGACGGACACCTGCTGATGGACGGGGGCTACATCAACAACCTCCCAGGTactgtggtgggtggggaggggctgcccgGCCCTGCCGCAGCCCCACGCTCTCCTGTGCCAAGGGGGACACAGGAGCCCACACAGCCAGGCACACGCTCGGCACTGCCTGCTCCCAGCATATGGCTCTGTTTGTCAGCTCAGCGGTGCCCAGAACAAGGCCAAGCAGAGGAGCCGGGAGCAATTAGGTCCCGTCTGTGCCCACAGTCAGAACTAACAGCCTGCAGGTGTCGGGTTTGCTGCAGGCAAGATCCCTCCTGGGGCACACCTGTCACCTGTTGGACAGCTCTGTGCACTCAGCTGCCCCCCTCCACAAGCCCAGGTGTGACAGTGGAAgggagagccccccacccccgagccgTGCTTTCCCCTGCCTCTCCGAGTGACCagggccacctcctccccagcgGATGTGGCCAGGTCAATGGGGGCAAAGGTGGTGATTGCCATCGACGTGGGCAGCCAGGATGAGACGGACCTCACCAACTACGGGGACGCGCTCTCTGGATGGTGGCTGCTGTGGAAGCGCTGGAATCCCTTGGCCACAAAAGTCAAGGTGAGGGCAGCCCGGCCGCTTCTCCCTGCGCTGGTGTCGGTGGTCCTGAGATGGGCAGGGAGGCATTAGTACCTGCCAGGCTCTGGGTGAGCAGGGATGGGTCACTCGCTcaccatccctgccctgggaccagctctggggacaggggacaggccTAGCAGAGATAGATAGCCCCTccgggagggggagagggagggcccGGGACGTGAGACGCAGAGGCAGTgtcctgagggaggccagggccctCGGGGACGGAGCCCCAGGGTCAGCGGCTGTGACGCGGCAGGTGCTGAACATGGCGGAGATCCAGACGCGCCTGGCCTACGTGTGCTGCGTCCGGCAGCTGGAGATGGTGAGGAACAGTGACTACTGCGAGTACCTGCGCCCCCCCATCGACAACTACGGCACCCTGGACTTCGGCAAGTTCGACGAGATCTGCGTGAGTGGCCAGGCCACCCCTCCCAGGCCTCCCGGCTCTCATGCTGAGCGCGCAGGAAGGAGGCCTGGCACCTGGTCACTGGGTCCCCGGTGTGTGTGCAGGAGGTGGGGTACCAGCACGGCCGGACGGTGTTTGACATCTGGGGTCGAAGTGGTGTGCTGGAGAAGATGCTGCAGGACCGGCAGGGGACGAGCAAGATGAAGGCCGGTGATGTGAGTGCCtgggctgccccctccccgcccccagccggtcctctgcctcccagcccaGAAGAGGGCAGGGTCCTGGCACAGCTTTTAACTGCTCACGCCTGCGGGACCCCCGCCAGCCGCAGAGGGGCCAGAAGACAAGGGTACAGGCAGCAGTCCTCTGCCCAGTGTCCCCTCTCTTTGCCCCACTCTGGCTCCCTACCCTTGAAGTGCTCGTATGGGAGGAGAAGACGGTGCTCTGGGTGGGCTGCTCAGGCCCCTGCCCATCTCCACGCCCCTGTCCCCACTGTGGGGCTAAACCACCCAGGGTCACAGAGAAGGGAGGTCTGCAGTCAGGGGCTTGGCCAGCTGTCTCCTCCCCCTCGGCCCCCAGGTCCTCACCTGCCCCAATGCCTCCTTCACGGACCTTGCCGAGATTGTGTCACGTATTGAGCCTGCCAAGGTGGCCGCAGTGGACGGTGAGTTGGACCCTGGGACGTACGCCCACATAGCTGAGGGTGCTGGTGGCAGCACCCGCTCCTGACCCTTGGCACTCAACAAGCTGCCCTGGACCTGGGTGGCTGCACGTGGGGACCCATGGCCCTGTGGCCTGGTCCCTGCCTTCCAGAGGTGCCTACAtggccctcccctctgcccagacGAGTCCGACTACCAGACAGAGTACGAGGAGGAGCTGCTAGATGGCCCCAGGGACGCATACGCTGACTTCCAAAGTGCGCCTGCCGACGCCGACCCGGGCTCCACCTCGGTGAGCTGCCCAGACACccagggcccctgggctgagctgGCTCTAAGGGCCCCTCCCTGCCGCCCTCTGGGCCTGCCCGCAGCTTGACCTTGACCGTGTGTGGTTTGCTTCCAGGAGGACGAGATCTCGACTCGGCATCGGCACTCCAGTCTGGCTCCCCCGCAGACATCCCAGGACTCCTCATCCCCCTGGCTTGCTGACCAAGATGGGTCGAGGTCTCCGCTCTGATGGCCCTGAAGCCAGCAGCCTGCGGGTGGGTCTCCAAGGCCCAGATCCTGCAGTCCTGCCAGGGAGACCCGGGGCAGCCCaagccccccccctccccgagtACGCCCAGCTTCTGCTCTGCTAGGAGCCCAGGCCTGAGCTGGTGTGTCTGGGGCCTCTCTGCACCAGCCCCCCCAGtggagccctgggtcctggcatCCCCTGCACACACATCGGTCCTGGGGGGCCATgccagcccctgcagccccccTCAGGCCTCTGAGACCCCTCTGATGGCCCCCATGCTCTGCTTAGCCTGTCAATAAAGGTAGATCTGATTGTGCGGGATGCGTGGTCCCAGTGGCAAGGGCAGCATCACCGTGGGGGGGGGTAGGGGGACAGCCACCCCACAGCCCTAAGCCTGCAGTGGGCATGGTATTGCCATGTGAGGACCACAGGCCAAGCAGGCAGGGCACCCAAGGGCTGGGATGGAGCTGGGGTCCCCTAACCTCCCGACCTCTGGGGCATGTTCCCACTCCGTACACACAAGATTCTTCCCTGAGATGTGCCCCTCACTTCTCAGATCATGAAATAGTGCCGGGGGTCCCCTTGTACAGAAAAGGAGGCTTGTCAGCCGGGCCACTCCGGGGTCTGGGATCCCTGCAGGGCGTGGCCAGGGGACCGGAGGCTGCAGTCCCAGGGCGGTGAGCCAGTcggccccgccccccccccggcTCCAGGCCCCGCCCGGCCTGGTGGGCGGAGCTTCAGCCGGGTCCCCTCGGGGTCCTCCCGCGCTGACGCCACTGTGGGCGCGGCCTCGCTCGCTCGCCGGGGCGTTGCTGTGGGCGGCCCGGCAGAGCCCCGCCCCGACCTTGACGTCACGGTGGGCGGAGCGCCACCCCCGGGCCTGGCCGCGCCGTCCGGTGCTGCGGGACGCGCTGAGGGCCCGGAGCGGCCATGCGGGTTCCGAGTccgagccccagccccagccccagccccggcgCGGCGCGGCTCCCCCGACGGAGGCGGCGGGCGCGGGGCGCGCTCTGAGGCCTGGGGATGCGCCGCCGCCTCGACCATGGGCGCCGTCGCCTCCCGAAGGAGGGCGCTGAGGAGCGAGGCCATGTCCTCGGTGGCGGCCAAAGTGCGGTGAGTGCGGCGGGCGGATCGCCGGGGCCAGCGCTGCCCTCGCCCCAGTCCCCGCGGCGTCCTCCCTGCCggcgccctgcccccacctccgtgcggctcccccccccccccaggctgtAGTGGGCGAGCTGCTCGACCTCacgacccccccgccccccgcccctgcacacacacactgagcCGCAGGGGCTGGACGGAAAGCAGACCTGGGCCCCGTCCGCAAGTCCGGCCCATGTGCACGGGGACTCAAGGGACCCTGGAACTGCGACTTGCCAGCCCTGGGCGTTCTGGGGTGGGATGGGAGTGCTTGCCGTGGGTGACCCCTGAGCCCTCCTttgcctgggtgggggcggggaaccAGGGTGGGTGGCATGCCCTGACGGCGCACGCCGCTGTCCACCTCGCAGAGCAGCCCGAGCGTTCGGCGAGTACCTGTCCCAGAGTCACCCGGAGAACCGGAACGGTGCAGGTAGGGGCGCGTGAGCCTGCTCCAGGACGGTCTGTCCATAGCCCCCAGCCTAGAGGAGGGGACGCTGCCTCCTGTcccagccaggcccagccccTGTGTACCTTGCCGTGGGAGCAGGCGGCTGCTGCCCCACTGGGCTGGCTTCCTCGCatcccctgccctccctggcccagagccccaggaggagCTCCGAGTCACTCATCACCATGGTACCCACCCAGCCTGGGCCGTTGGCATGGCAACAGGCCTCCTGGCACCCCCAGGGCTGGCACCACTGTTTCTGGGGCCagctggcagggaggaggggagaagttGGCACTGGGCACGCGGGCGCGGTAGCAGGCTGGGAGGTGGCCTGTttgttcctgcccccaccccagtcacCCACAGGTAGCACAGCCTGTCGCCCCCACACAGACGAGGGGCTTGGGGCCCCGACAGGAGCCGAGGTGTGAGCCTCTCCGGGAGCGCGCAGCTCGTGCACACCTCTTCCGAGGTTGTCAGGGCCTGGGGTTTGGTCCGTGGGGCCGGGGAACAGGTCCCTGCTAGGCGTTCCTTCCCTGCCTTCGGAGCCCAGGagcctgggagggcagggccGGCAGGCTGCAGGCTCACCTGGTGTCTCTCCCCCAGACCACCTGCTGGCTGACGCGTACTCTGGCCACGACGGGTCCCCGGAGATGCAGCCGGCCCCCCAGAACAAGCGGCGTCTCTCCCTCATCTCCAATGGCCGCTATGAGGGCAGCCTCCCGGAGGAGGCCGTCCGTGGGAAGCCGACCGGTGAGGGCCCCCAGCCCCGTGTGTACACCATCTCCGGGGAGCCCACCTTGCTGCCCGGCCCGGAGGCCGAGGCCATTGAGCTGGCCGTGGTGAAGGGGCGGCGGCAGCGGGAGCGGCACCCCCACCACCATAGCCAGCCCCTGCGTGCCAGCCCGGGCGGCAGCCACGAGGACGTCAGCAGGCCCTGCCAGAGCTGGGCAGGCAGCCGCCAGGGCTCCAAGGAATGTCCCGGATGTGCCCAGCTGGCCCCCAGTCCTTCCCCTCAGGCCTTTGGGCTGGACCAGCCGCCTCTGCCTGAGGCCACCAGCCGCCGCAAGAAGCTGGAGAGGATGTACAGCGTTGACCGCGTGTCTGGTGAGGGGCCCGTGGAGGGCGCGGGCAGGCGCAGGCAGGATGCCGGCGCTGGGGTTCACCGGCAGCCACCCCTGTGAGGCTTGGGCAGGTGCAGGGTGGCCAGGCTGAGGCCTGCAGGTGGAGTCCTGCTGCCACACCCGATGCCCCGTGGCCGGCCTCATGGCTGGCGGGAGTCTTGCCAGCACCAAGTTGTTCCAGGAGTGCTTCCctgaggagggagctgggagggtCCTAAGGGTGGAGCAGGCGAGACCCACGGCTGAGTTGAAAGGCCAGGCTCCCTGCAGCGGTCCCGGgagcagccctgccctggggcccaCCAAGTGGGCTCCCATTCACAGGGGGGCACGGAGCTGGCAGGGCCTCCCCAGGACTGTCGAGTGGCACGGATGGCTGAGGAGCCCAGAGGCCTGCTGTGTCAGGAAGACATCTCCCGCGTTGCCGGGGTAGCCCCACGCCTCCTGGCGCTGAGGTCATCTCCGGAAGAGCAGAAGTCTAACTCGAGCGGAGCCGCCACGTCCTCTCAGGacgcctcttgagcctccaaacCAGAACCCCAGCTGGGCATCAGGGCACAGGCCTAGGGGCGGGCAGTTCACCTCCATGACCTCATGCTCCCCTGAAGAACACGGGCCAGGAGTTGGGGCAGGGGTCGTGGTGAGAGGGCGAGTAAACTCGACCTCCGCCCACCCTGGGAAGGGGAGGCCTCCACCACGTCCTCCCGCAGGGGTCTGGGGAAGGGAGGCCTGCCCAAGCAGACACCAGAGCATCTAGCTGCAGAGAAGCCCCCGGGAGAAGCTGCCCTGTCCCTCCTGCTTAAAGGGAGACCGGTCAGTCCTCTCTCTGGGCACCCCGGAGGCAGGCTGTGCTAGGAACGCCCTTCAGCTGCGAGCAGCAGGGTGAAAGCCGAGCGAAGACGGGGTCACGAAGCCACTGAGCCAGCGCGGCTTGAACCGCTGAGCGGACCCCCGAGCCTGGTGGCCCTGTGCCGCCTCCCCGACCTGGACGGGGCTGGGGACCCTGGTGCTGTGCTTCCACTGGCCGTGGCGGATGCATTCCCTCTCCCCgacggtgggggcgggggtgcagacTCCGGAGCGCGAACCGCCCCAGGCAGTGCTCCTTGGCTTCCTCCAGATGACGTCCCCATCCGCACCTGGTTCCCCAAGGAGAACCTCTTCAGCTTCCAGACAGCCACCACAACTATGCAAGCGTGAGTCCCCCGGCCGTGCGCGGGGCCCGGGCTGGGGTGGCCTCTTCCTGCTGCTTGGCAACTGCTGCTGGCCCCTCTCCCGTCCTCTGAGCCCACCTGGGGGGCCGCTGCAGGGCAACCCCCGCTCGTGCCCGCGCTCTGCAGGGTCTGCCTGAACGCCTCAGTCTGAAGGCAGGCCGCCAACTCCCACTGCCGCCTCTGCCCTGTCCCTACGGCCCCTCCAGTCCGTCCATGCTGTCCTCTGGGGACCTGGCTGGGGGCTGcaccctgcccagctctgccctcccgCACGGCAGCCTCCTCTCCTGTGTTGCGGGTGCAGGCGAGTGATCACAGCTTCCCCGGGGCTGTGCTCTTTTCTTCACGCGTCCTGGTTCTGTCGGGGCGCCCTGCAGGGCGGCACTCTGGCCCGCAGCGTCCCCCACACGCTCCCCAGGAGAACAACGCCACCCGCCGGCTGCTGGGGCCACTACCTTTGCAGCTGGGCCCAGGCGTGGCAGGGCAGTCAGGCCCCTGTGGCCTGACCAGGTTACACCGTGGGCCATGGTGACCCCGGTGTCACTGCCCTTTCGAGGGCTGGCCTGCAGCGTAGGCAGCACTCTCCTTGCCTGCGGTGCCCGTGAGGGACCCTCCAAGTCAGTGACAAGAAGGACACTAACTGCAGGGGACGTGGGGGCCGAGGGTCTCTGCTcactctgtcttctctctcacGCTGTCCCTTCCCGCCACGACCCCAGCATCTCGTAAGTACCGTGTGGGACCTTGAGCCTGAGGGTACGCGGTTGTCCCCGGGGGACCCTCCCCACTCCGGAGTAGGTTGGGGCAGGCCGGGGACCTGGGCCGCGACTGAGAGCGCGCTGTGCCCCAGCGCGCGCAGAGGCCGCAGCAGGGCCTGCCGGGAGCTGGGCCAAGGACAGGACCAGGCCAGCCCGGACCCTCTGCCTGGCCCAGCGCCCTGGACGCCCCACTGGGCCCTGTGCTCGCgcctctgtccccacctctccatccctcctcctgcctgcGGCCCAGGGCAGTTCTGACTCGTGGCGGTTTCCCAGGGTGTTCAGGGGCTACGCGGAGAGGAAGCGCCGGAAACGGGAGAATGATTCCGCGTCTGTAATCCAGAGGTAGGGCCTGCCAGCCACTCGCCACCAGGGTCCGTCTCTTGTCTGTGCTGGTCTAGCCTGGGCCCACCCAGCCCAGCAGACCCCATGGGGGAAGGGCGGTGGCGACACTGGCCGGGCCCTGCTCTGGGGACGCGGCAGACAGGAAAGGCCATGTGGCCTGGGCCCCCAGGCCTGTGTTTTGGGGGTGCCTGGACTGCTGAACTGCAGCCAGCTGGCCCTTGAAGCCCAGAGCGGTGGGGTCAACAGCCAGCTTACACTCCCCAGGCA
This genomic stretch from Sus scrofa isolate TJ Tabasco breed Duroc unplaced genomic scaffold, Sscrofa11.1 Contig1206, whole genome shotgun sequence harbors:
- the NSMF gene encoding NMDA receptor synaptonuclear signaling and neuronal migration factor isoform X7, whose protein sequence is MGAVASRRRALRSEAMSSVAAKVRAARAFGEYLSQSHPENRNGADHLLADAYSGHDGSPEMQPAPQNKRRLSLISNGRYEGSLPEEAVRGKPTGEGPQPRVYTISGEPTLLPGPEAEAIELAVVKGRRQRERHPHHHSQPLRASPGGSHEDVSRPCQSWAGSRQGSKECPGCAQLAPSPSPQAFGLDQPPLPEATSRRKKLERMYSVDRVSDDVPIRTWFPKENLFSFQTATTTMQAISVFRGYAERKRRKRENDSASVIQRNFRKHLRMVGSRRVKAQSGDLQSSHCTLGEAFEDLDWETEKGLEAVACDTEGFVPPKVMLISSKVPKAEYLPTIIRRDDPSIIPILYDHEHATFEDILEEIEKKLNVYHKGAKIWKLLIFCQGGPGHLYLLKNKVATFAKVEKEEDMIHFWKRLSRLMSKVNPEPNVIHVMGCYILGNPNGEKLFQNLRSLMTPYRVTFESPLELSAQGKQMIETYFDFRLYRLWKSRQHSKLLDFEDVL
- the NSMF gene encoding NMDA receptor synaptonuclear signaling and neuronal migration factor isoform X8, producing the protein MGAVASRRRALRSEAMSSVAAKVRAARAFGEYLSQSHPENRNGADHLLADAYSGHDGSPEMQPAPQNKRRLSLISNGRYEGSLPEEAVRGKPTGEGPQPRVYTISGEPTLLPGPEAEAIELAVVKGRRQRERHPHHHSQPLRASPGGSHEDVSRPCQSWAGSRQGSKECPGCAQLAPSPSPQAFGLDQPPLPEATSRRKKLERMYSVDRVSDDVPIRTWFPKENLFSFQTATTTMQAVFRGYAERKRRKRENDSASVIQRNFRKHLRMVGSRRVKAQSGDLQSSHCTLGEAFEDLDWETEKGLEAVACDTEGFVPPKVMLISSKVPKAEYLPTIIRRDDPSIIPILYDHEHATFEDILEEIEKKLNVYHKGAKIWKLLIFCQGGPGHLYLLKNKVATFAKVEKEEDMIHFWKRLSRLMSKVNPEPNVIHVMGCYILGNPNGEKLFQNLRSLMTPYRVTFESPLELSAQGKQMIETYFDFRLYRLWKSRQHSKLLDFEDVL